The Catenuloplanes niger genome includes a window with the following:
- a CDS encoding ABC transporter ATP-binding protein, which produces MNGIAVVCRRVVHIYRVEGNDVVALSGVDLDIAPGSTVALVGPSGSGKSTLIALLGGLMRPSAGRVQVGLVDLGKAADAELARMRGTDIGVVLQGAARNLLPHATLAANMWLAQRRAAKVRPADVEPFERILGLVGLGGFGEATVGELPPGAQQRAALAVGMAASPGLLLVDEPTSRLDRSARDEVLDALDTVNRERGTTIVVVTHDPEVGARLGRAITIRDGRVGAEGRDGQEFAVVAGDGTVQLPPAMLENYPPGTLLAVESVDGQVVMVSATHEPVGDGTP; this is translated from the coding sequence GTGAACGGCATCGCGGTGGTCTGCCGGCGGGTGGTGCACATCTACCGGGTCGAGGGCAACGACGTGGTCGCGCTGTCCGGCGTCGACCTGGACATCGCGCCCGGCAGCACGGTCGCGCTGGTCGGGCCGTCCGGCTCCGGCAAGTCCACGTTGATCGCGCTGCTCGGCGGCCTGATGCGGCCGTCCGCCGGGCGGGTCCAGGTCGGGCTGGTCGACCTGGGCAAGGCCGCCGACGCGGAACTGGCCCGCATGCGCGGCACCGACATCGGCGTGGTGCTCCAGGGCGCCGCGCGCAACCTGCTGCCGCACGCCACGCTGGCCGCGAACATGTGGCTGGCCCAGCGGCGCGCCGCCAAGGTCCGGCCGGCCGACGTGGAACCGTTCGAGCGGATCCTCGGGCTGGTCGGGCTGGGCGGTTTCGGCGAGGCCACGGTCGGCGAACTGCCGCCCGGCGCCCAGCAGCGCGCCGCGCTCGCGGTCGGCATGGCCGCCTCACCCGGGCTGCTGCTGGTCGACGAGCCCACGTCCCGGCTGGACCGGTCCGCGCGCGACGAGGTCCTGGACGCGCTGGACACCGTCAACCGCGAACGGGGCACCACGATCGTGGTGGTCACGCACGACCCCGAGGTCGGCGCGCGGCTCGGCCGGGCGATCACCATCCGGGACGGACGGGTCGGCGCGGAGGGCCGCGACGGGCAGGAGTTCGCGGTCGTCGCGGGCGACGGCACCGTGCAGCTGCCACCGGCGATGCTGGAGAACTACCCGCCCGGCACGCTGCTCGCGGTGGAGAGCGTGGACGGGCAGGTCGTCATGGTCAGCGCGACGCACGAACCTGTAGGGGACGGCACACCGTGA
- a CDS encoding tetratricopeptide repeat protein, which yields MSDPRITSSIFTRGAVDLGALRSTPQPTAASAPAARPAAPTAAPASPSGAVTVIDVTDADFRTEVLERSLTTPVILDFWAEWCQPCKQLSPVLERLAEEGGGSWILGKVDVDANPGLAQAFQIQSIPMVAAVVGGQPVQGFQGALPEAQVRQYIEAVLKAAGVQAPQHEDPRLAEADDAMMDGDLDAAEAAYKKILNESPADAAAESGLAQVSLFRRVQGVDPGATLSVAAGAPDDVKAQLLAADVEVLNGNAAEAYDRLIKLIRRVFGDERETVRRHLLSLFTVAGPDDPAVASARRALANALF from the coding sequence ATGAGCGACCCACGGATCACCTCGTCGATCTTCACCCGCGGCGCGGTCGACCTCGGTGCGCTGCGGAGCACCCCGCAGCCGACCGCCGCGTCCGCGCCCGCGGCGCGTCCAGCCGCCCCCACCGCGGCCCCCGCCTCGCCGTCCGGAGCCGTCACCGTCATCGACGTGACCGACGCCGACTTCCGGACCGAGGTGCTGGAGCGGTCCCTGACCACGCCGGTCATCCTCGACTTCTGGGCCGAGTGGTGCCAGCCCTGCAAGCAGCTGTCCCCGGTCCTCGAGCGGCTCGCCGAGGAGGGCGGCGGCTCCTGGATCCTCGGCAAGGTCGACGTGGACGCCAACCCGGGCCTGGCCCAGGCGTTCCAGATCCAGAGCATCCCGATGGTCGCGGCCGTGGTCGGTGGCCAGCCCGTGCAGGGCTTCCAGGGCGCGCTGCCCGAGGCCCAGGTCCGGCAGTACATCGAGGCCGTGCTCAAGGCCGCCGGCGTGCAGGCACCGCAGCACGAGGACCCGCGGCTGGCCGAGGCCGACGACGCGATGATGGACGGTGACCTGGACGCGGCCGAGGCGGCGTACAAGAAGATCCTCAACGAGTCACCGGCCGACGCGGCCGCCGAGTCCGGGCTCGCCCAGGTCTCGCTGTTCCGCCGGGTGCAGGGCGTCGACCCGGGCGCCACGCTCTCCGTCGCGGCCGGCGCGCCCGACGACGTCAAGGCCCAGCTGCTCGCGGCGGACGTCGAGGTGCTCAACGGCAACGCGGCCGAGGCGTACGACCGGCTGATCAAGCTCATCCGCCGCGTCTTCGGCGACGAGCGCGAGACGGTGCGCCGCCACCTGCTCTCGCTCTTCACCGTCGCCGGCCCGGACGACCCGGCCGTCGCGAGCGCCCGCCGCGCGCTGGCGAACGCGCTGTTCTAA
- a CDS encoding penicillin-binding transpeptidase domain-containing protein, with the protein MLRLRTAAVTALVLASTSLTACSGSDGPGDTLNAFLAGWRSGNLDGVGVVSAAGQTMSPADVNAAIRALSGELADTPPELSAPEPAEDKTLATGDVKVSWTLPGGRRWEYQAPVRLSKGDDAWRVVWEPAVVHPQLKEGDELRVQRIAGTRAPILDAAGAPIFSDRKVVVVGIHPKLATDLAGTVTTLSAEMKQFGVDLGGLKAEVEAAEPDDEVVVATLRDTDYAKVKAKIEKLPGVQTREENRVLAPTRVFARALLGTVGDVTKEDMDAAPGTFEIGDQTGHGGLQERYDEQLRGTPGEAVVITQAAPAGEPTFTELWRAEPAAGKPVRTTLDPKIQTAADDAVSTETKRAALVAIKISDGSIVAVANGPNGGAENLAFTAQVPPGSTYKMVTALGLLDANIVGKDSPVDCPKTYTVEGRTFNNAYDMQLGTVPFHTDFARSCNTAFAALSTKLGAPGLAAASAQLGIGGTWDVGAEAYTGKVSTGTPAAELAAAAFGQGKTVVSPLAMATATAAVARGAFVAPKLVLDPAPAGSPAPVAPLKETSVTPLKEMMREVVTAGTATDLKSVKGDPVYGKTGTAEFDDANLDKTHGWFVGWRGDIAVAVFVEEGGTGGGAAVPLVKNFFSAL; encoded by the coding sequence ATGCTCAGGCTCCGCACGGCCGCAGTGACGGCACTGGTCCTCGCGAGCACGTCACTCACCGCGTGCTCCGGCTCGGACGGCCCCGGCGACACACTGAACGCGTTCCTGGCCGGCTGGCGCTCCGGCAACCTCGACGGCGTCGGCGTCGTCTCCGCGGCCGGGCAGACGATGAGCCCGGCGGACGTGAACGCCGCGATCCGGGCGCTCTCCGGCGAGCTGGCGGACACGCCGCCGGAGCTGAGCGCGCCCGAACCAGCCGAGGACAAGACGCTGGCCACCGGCGACGTGAAGGTCTCCTGGACGCTGCCGGGCGGGCGGCGCTGGGAGTACCAGGCACCGGTCCGGCTCAGCAAGGGCGACGACGCGTGGCGCGTGGTGTGGGAACCCGCGGTCGTCCACCCGCAGCTCAAGGAGGGCGACGAGCTGCGCGTCCAGCGGATCGCCGGCACCCGCGCACCCATCCTGGACGCGGCCGGCGCACCGATCTTCAGCGACCGCAAGGTGGTCGTGGTCGGCATCCACCCGAAGCTCGCCACCGACCTGGCCGGCACCGTCACCACGCTCAGCGCGGAGATGAAACAGTTCGGCGTGGACCTGGGCGGGCTCAAGGCCGAGGTGGAGGCCGCCGAGCCGGACGACGAGGTGGTCGTCGCCACGCTCCGGGACACCGACTACGCCAAGGTCAAGGCGAAGATCGAGAAGCTGCCGGGCGTGCAGACGCGGGAGGAGAACCGGGTCCTGGCGCCGACCCGGGTGTTCGCCCGCGCACTGCTCGGCACGGTCGGCGACGTGACCAAGGAGGACATGGACGCGGCGCCGGGCACGTTCGAGATCGGCGACCAGACCGGGCACGGCGGGCTCCAGGAACGGTACGACGAGCAGCTGCGCGGCACGCCCGGCGAGGCCGTGGTGATCACGCAGGCGGCGCCGGCCGGGGAACCCACGTTCACCGAGCTGTGGCGCGCCGAACCGGCCGCCGGGAAGCCGGTCCGGACCACGCTCGACCCGAAGATCCAGACGGCCGCGGACGACGCGGTCTCCACGGAGACGAAACGGGCCGCGCTGGTCGCCATCAAGATCTCGGACGGCTCGATCGTGGCGGTGGCGAACGGGCCGAACGGCGGCGCGGAGAACCTCGCGTTCACCGCGCAGGTGCCGCCCGGCTCGACGTACAAGATGGTCACCGCGCTCGGACTGCTGGACGCGAACATCGTCGGCAAGGACAGCCCGGTCGACTGCCCGAAGACGTACACGGTCGAGGGCCGGACCTTCAACAACGCGTACGACATGCAGCTCGGCACCGTGCCGTTCCACACCGACTTCGCCCGGTCCTGCAACACCGCGTTCGCCGCGCTGTCGACCAAGCTCGGCGCGCCCGGACTCGCCGCGGCCAGCGCGCAGCTCGGCATCGGCGGAACCTGGGACGTGGGCGCGGAGGCGTACACCGGCAAGGTCTCCACCGGCACCCCCGCCGCGGAACTGGCCGCGGCCGCGTTCGGCCAGGGCAAGACCGTGGTCAGCCCGCTCGCGATGGCCACGGCCACGGCCGCGGTCGCCCGCGGCGCGTTCGTCGCACCGAAGCTCGTCCTCGACCCGGCCCCGGCCGGGTCCCCCGCGCCGGTGGCGCCGCTCAAGGAGACGTCGGTGACGCCGCTGAAGGAGATGATGCGCGAGGTGGTCACGGCCGGCACGGCCACCGACCTCAAGTCGGTCAAGGGCGACCCGGTGTACGGCAAGACCGGCACCGCCGAGTTCGACGACGCGAACCTGGACAAGACGCACGGCTGGTTCGTGGGCTGGCGCGGCGACATCGCGGTGGCGGTCTTCGTCGAGGAGGGCGGCACCGGCGGAGGCGCGGCGGTACCACTGGTCAAGAACTTCTTCTCGGCCCTGTAA
- a CDS encoding NAD-glutamate dehydrogenase produces MDRRQVTGGDDNTQDDEGAVPAPGSEAIESGVSAREVEDTELEEPLPNAERLVAQAVALAGDDHDTASLVDRFWRFAADEELVGYTPKSLLDAALQHRELAAQRVPGELKLSIDELSEQGRTVIQVITDDMPFLVDSVTALLEGYHLDIHLLAHPLLVVRREPLGALTEVAAEVEPDEGIDGDLVESWMRIDVDPVRDTVTRDQLYRELQRVLTDVRDAVEDWPRMRQRALDIAVELSAVRDTPDRPPVPEKDLTDSIELLNWLAEEHFTFLGYREYELVDGDGDEKLLRATMGSGLGILRADQQAPRVLSTMTPEAYAKVLEKRLLIITKANSRATVHRSAYLDYIGIKMFDAAGEVVGERRFLGLLATDAYRTSVTELPVVKRKVAEILERSGLSPRSHSGKDLMAILETYPRDELFQIKVDDLYHAVIGVLRMAGRRQLRLFLRRDGYGRFISCLIYLPRDRFTTVNRLRMQEILLRELNGVGVDYTTRVSETMLARVHFIVRTDPANPPGAVNADALAEDLAYATRLWDDDFRLVLDRKLGDGQAKRLYSRYVEALPESYKDEYNPYESVQDLAKLELLEEAGQLEMHLFPKDDEVRFKVFRYGEPMVLSDVLPVLHSLGVRVLDERPFEISLDPASVFLYDFGLRLPDSHRALQEVRPHVENAFAAAWRTEAEVDGLNELVLRAGLTWRQVVVLRAYAKYLRQAGAVYSQEYMESTFVQYPAIAALLVRLFETRFSPWLQLGEAERTTRADAIVAEITERLDEVSSLDQDRIMRSFLTLLQATLRTSFYQRGKDNRPKSYVAFKLDPQAIPDLPAPRPMYEIFVYSPRFEGVHLRFGAVARGGLRWSDRREDFRTEILGLVKAQMVKNAVIVPVGAKGGFVLKQAPPASDRDAFLAEGVACYRQFIAALLDVTDNISGGKIVPPREVVRHDGDDPYLVVAADKGTATFSDIANEISVAADFWLGDAFASGGSAGYDHKKMGITARGAWESVKKHFRDLGLNTQAEDFTVVGVGDMSGDVFGNGMLLSEHIRLVAAFDHRHIFLDPTPDAATSFAERQRMFALPRSSWADYDTSLISAGGGVFPRTAKSIPVSAEAARALGLPGPASLSPQELMRAILLAPVDLLFNGGIGTYVKAASESHGDVGDKANDPIRVNGGQLRVRVVGEGGNLGLTQRGRIEFALNGGKIGTDFIDNSAGVDCSDHEVNIKILLGGAVADGDLTVADRDALLAEMTDEVAALVLRDNYEQAGALGTACAQSRSLLPVHRRMISDLVAAGHLDRELEALPSDAELDAREHGLSAPEFAVLLAYTKIVLEKEILEDSIADEPWTADVLTHYFPTALRERYADRMPGHRLRREIVTTVLVNEVVNRGGTSFVYRAMDESGASASDVIRAYTVVRDVFGLRDLWAAVEAQDNVIPTSAQILVYLEGRRLLDRAVRWIVGNRRSPLDVPDETARLRAGIAALLPRLERQLQGAELQAFEARVAEMTEQHVPRDLAVWATRLVYSFGLLDIVETASVTGRDVNEVAEVYFVLSERLRVDSLLSKVSALPRNDRWQTLARMALRYDLYAALAALTAEVLQSSDDTIAAEDRVNAWERANSSALTRARKSMTDFGESAGDLAALSVLLRQIRTLVKTSAAG; encoded by the coding sequence ATGGACCGGCGCCAGGTGACCGGCGGGGACGACAACACCCAGGACGACGAGGGGGCCGTCCCGGCACCCGGGTCCGAGGCGATCGAGTCGGGGGTGAGCGCTCGCGAGGTGGAGGACACCGAGCTCGAGGAGCCCCTGCCGAACGCGGAACGGCTGGTCGCGCAGGCGGTCGCGCTGGCCGGCGACGATCACGACACCGCGAGCCTGGTGGACCGGTTCTGGCGGTTCGCGGCCGACGAGGAGCTGGTCGGCTACACGCCGAAGTCGCTGCTCGACGCCGCGCTCCAGCACCGTGAGCTGGCCGCTCAGCGCGTTCCGGGCGAGCTGAAGCTCTCCATCGACGAGCTGTCCGAGCAGGGCCGCACCGTCATCCAGGTGATCACGGACGACATGCCGTTCCTGGTCGACTCGGTGACCGCGCTGCTGGAGGGCTACCACCTCGACATACATCTGCTGGCCCACCCGCTGCTGGTGGTGCGCCGCGAGCCGCTGGGCGCGCTGACCGAGGTCGCGGCCGAGGTCGAGCCGGACGAGGGCATCGACGGTGACCTGGTCGAGAGCTGGATGCGGATCGACGTCGACCCGGTGCGTGACACGGTCACCCGCGACCAGCTCTACCGGGAGCTGCAGCGGGTGCTCACGGACGTGCGGGACGCGGTCGAGGACTGGCCGCGGATGCGGCAGCGCGCGCTCGACATCGCGGTGGAGCTTTCCGCGGTGCGGGACACGCCGGACCGTCCGCCGGTGCCGGAGAAGGACCTGACCGACTCGATCGAGTTGCTGAACTGGCTGGCCGAGGAGCACTTCACGTTCCTCGGCTACCGGGAGTACGAGCTGGTCGACGGCGACGGCGACGAGAAACTGCTGCGCGCCACGATGGGCTCCGGGCTGGGCATCCTGCGGGCCGACCAGCAGGCGCCGCGCGTGCTCTCCACGATGACGCCGGAGGCGTACGCGAAGGTGCTGGAGAAGCGCCTCCTGATCATCACGAAGGCGAACTCGCGCGCCACCGTGCACCGCTCCGCCTATCTCGACTACATCGGCATCAAGATGTTCGACGCGGCCGGTGAGGTGGTGGGGGAGCGGCGCTTCCTGGGCCTGCTCGCCACGGACGCGTACCGGACCAGCGTGACCGAGCTGCCGGTGGTCAAGCGCAAGGTCGCGGAGATCCTGGAGCGTTCCGGCCTGTCGCCGCGCAGCCACTCCGGCAAGGACCTGATGGCGATCCTGGAGACGTACCCGCGGGACGAGCTCTTCCAGATCAAGGTGGACGACCTCTACCACGCGGTGATCGGCGTGCTGCGCATGGCCGGGCGCCGGCAGCTGCGGCTGTTCCTGCGACGGGACGGGTACGGCCGGTTCATCTCCTGCCTGATCTATCTGCCGCGGGACCGGTTCACCACGGTCAACCGGCTGCGCATGCAGGAGATCCTGCTCCGCGAGCTGAACGGCGTCGGCGTCGACTACACCACCCGGGTCAGCGAGACGATGCTGGCCCGCGTGCACTTCATCGTGCGCACCGACCCGGCGAACCCGCCCGGCGCGGTGAACGCGGACGCGCTGGCCGAGGACCTGGCCTACGCCACCCGGCTGTGGGACGACGACTTCCGCCTGGTGCTGGACCGCAAGCTCGGCGACGGCCAGGCGAAACGCCTCTACAGCCGGTACGTGGAGGCGCTGCCGGAGAGCTACAAGGACGAGTACAACCCGTACGAGTCCGTGCAGGACCTGGCGAAGCTGGAGCTGCTCGAAGAGGCCGGCCAGCTGGAGATGCACCTGTTCCCGAAGGACGACGAGGTCCGGTTCAAGGTCTTCCGGTACGGCGAGCCGATGGTCCTCTCCGACGTGCTCCCGGTGCTGCACTCGCTCGGCGTCCGGGTGCTGGACGAGCGCCCGTTCGAGATCTCGCTCGATCCCGCCTCGGTCTTCCTCTACGACTTCGGCCTGCGGCTGCCCGACTCGCACCGCGCGCTGCAGGAGGTCCGGCCGCACGTGGAGAACGCGTTCGCGGCCGCCTGGCGCACCGAGGCCGAGGTCGACGGCCTGAACGAGCTGGTGCTCCGGGCCGGCCTCACCTGGCGGCAGGTAGTGGTGCTCCGGGCGTACGCGAAGTACCTGCGGCAGGCCGGCGCGGTCTACTCGCAGGAGTACATGGAGTCCACGTTCGTGCAGTACCCGGCGATCGCGGCACTGCTGGTCCGGCTGTTCGAGACCCGGTTCTCGCCGTGGCTGCAGCTGGGCGAGGCCGAGCGCACCACGCGCGCGGACGCGATCGTCGCCGAGATCACCGAGCGGCTGGACGAGGTGAGCAGCCTCGACCAGGACCGGATCATGCGGTCCTTCCTGACGCTGCTGCAGGCCACCCTGCGCACCAGCTTCTACCAGCGCGGCAAGGACAACCGGCCGAAGTCGTACGTGGCGTTCAAGCTCGACCCGCAGGCGATCCCGGACCTGCCCGCGCCGCGCCCGATGTACGAGATCTTCGTCTACTCGCCGCGCTTCGAGGGCGTGCACCTGCGCTTCGGCGCGGTCGCGCGCGGCGGCCTGCGCTGGTCCGACCGGCGCGAGGACTTCCGCACCGAGATCCTCGGCCTGGTCAAGGCGCAGATGGTGAAGAACGCGGTGATCGTGCCGGTCGGCGCGAAGGGTGGTTTCGTCCTCAAGCAGGCACCGCCCGCGTCCGACCGCGACGCGTTCCTGGCCGAGGGCGTGGCCTGCTACCGGCAGTTCATCGCCGCGCTGCTGGACGTCACGGACAACATCTCCGGTGGCAAGATCGTGCCGCCGCGCGAGGTGGTCCGGCACGACGGCGACGACCCGTACCTCGTGGTCGCGGCGGACAAGGGCACGGCCACGTTCTCCGACATCGCGAACGAGATCTCGGTCGCGGCGGACTTCTGGCTCGGTGACGCGTTCGCGTCCGGCGGCTCGGCCGGCTACGACCACAAGAAGATGGGCATCACCGCGCGCGGCGCCTGGGAGTCGGTCAAGAAGCACTTCCGCGACCTGGGGCTGAACACGCAGGCCGAGGACTTCACCGTGGTCGGCGTGGGCGACATGTCCGGCGACGTGTTCGGCAACGGCATGCTGCTCTCCGAGCACATCCGGCTGGTCGCGGCGTTCGACCACCGGCACATCTTCCTCGACCCGACGCCGGACGCGGCCACCTCGTTCGCGGAACGGCAGCGGATGTTCGCGTTGCCGCGCTCGTCGTGGGCCGACTACGACACCTCGCTGATCTCCGCGGGCGGCGGCGTCTTCCCGCGTACCGCGAAGTCCATCCCGGTCTCCGCGGAGGCGGCGCGGGCGCTCGGGCTGCCCGGCCCGGCGAGCCTGAGCCCGCAGGAGCTGATGCGGGCGATCCTGCTCGCCCCGGTCGACCTGCTGTTCAACGGCGGCATCGGCACCTACGTGAAGGCCGCGTCCGAGTCGCACGGCGACGTCGGCGACAAGGCCAACGACCCGATCCGGGTCAACGGCGGCCAGTTGCGCGTGCGGGTGGTCGGCGAGGGCGGCAACCTGGGCCTGACCCAGCGCGGCCGGATCGAGTTCGCGCTCAACGGCGGCAAGATCGGCACCGACTTCATCGACAACTCGGCCGGCGTCGACTGCTCCGACCACGAGGTCAACATCAAGATCCTGCTCGGTGGCGCGGTCGCGGACGGCGACCTGACCGTCGCCGACCGGGACGCGCTGCTGGCCGAGATGACGGACGAGGTCGCCGCGCTGGTGCTGCGCGACAACTACGAGCAGGCCGGGGCGCTCGGCACCGCGTGCGCGCAGTCCCGGTCGCTGCTGCCCGTGCACCGGCGGATGATCTCCGACCTGGTCGCGGCCGGGCACCTCGACCGCGAGCTGGAGGCGCTGCCGAGCGACGCGGAGCTGGACGCGCGCGAGCACGGACTCTCCGCGCCCGAGTTCGCGGTGCTGCTCGCGTACACCAAGATCGTTCTGGAGAAGGAGATCCTGGAGGACTCGATCGCGGACGAGCCGTGGACCGCGGACGTGCTCACCCACTACTTCCCGACCGCGCTGCGCGAACGCTACGCCGACCGCATGCCCGGCCACCGGCTGCGCCGCGAGATCGTCACGACCGTGCTGGTCAACGAGGTGGTCAACCGCGGCGGCACGTCGTTCGTCTACCGTGCGATGGACGAGTCCGGCGCGTCCGCCTCCGACGTCATCCGGGCGTACACGGTGGTCCGCGACGTCTTCGGCCTGCGCGACCTGTGGGCCGCCGTCGAGGCCCAGGACAACGTCATCCCGACGTCCGCGCAGATCCTGGTCTACCTGGAGGGCCGCCGGCTGCTCGACCGCGCGGTCCGCTGGATCGTCGGCAACCGGCGCTCCCCGCTGGACGTACCCGACGAGACCGCCCGCCTCCGGGCCGGTATCGCCGCGCTGCTCCCGCGCCTGGAACGTCAGCTCCAGGGCGCCGAACTGCAGGCCTTCGAGGCGCGCGTCGCCGAGATGACCGAACAGCACGTGCCGCGCGACCTCGCGGTCTGGGCCACCCGCCTGGTCTACAGCTTCGGCCTGCTCGACATCGTCGAGACCGCGTCCGTCACCGGCCGGGACGTCAACGAGGTCGCCGAGGTCTACTTCGTCCTCTCCGAACGCCTCCGCGTCGACTCGCTGCTCTCCAAGGTCTCCGCGCTCCCGCGCAACGACCGCTGGCAGACCCTCGCCCGGATGGCGCTCCGCTACGACCTCTACGCCGCGCTGGCCGCGCTCACCGCCGAGGTCCTCCAGTCCTCCGACGACACCATCGCCGCCGAGGACCGCGTCAACGCCTGGGAACGGGCCAACTCGTCCGCGCTCACCCGCGCCCGCAAGTCG